A region of Streptomyces halobius DNA encodes the following proteins:
- a CDS encoding MbtH family protein yields MSNPFEQSDRSYLVLVNAEGQHSLWPATNDVPAGWTVALDAAPRDECLAYVEAHWTDLRPKSLTTC; encoded by the coding sequence ATGTCCAACCCCTTTGAGCAGTCCGACCGTTCCTACCTCGTCCTGGTCAACGCCGAGGGCCAGCACTCCCTGTGGCCCGCCACCAACGACGTGCCCGCCGGCTGGACCGTCGCCCTGGACGCCGCGCCGCGCGACGAGTGCCTGGCCTATGTGGAGGCGCACTGGACCGACCTGCGGCCCAAGAGCCTGACCACCTGCTGA
- a CDS encoding non-ribosomal peptide synthetase, giving the protein MARANASTDRAAHPPVEYWRDRLAGITPLELPIDRPRPVVRSTDCSSYAYTVPTATVAGLRELAGRYDATLLEVLVAAAQALFARYSGQEDIALGTVSGDAGTTVVLRTQIEARASFTALLGGVKETVRGAFAHDGVTPAELVEALRPERDTSTTPFVQAMVVLHRDAGAEIDPLDLSLEFTESGGELAARIGYSTALFDEATVARLAGHVNTLLAGAAADPERPVSALPMLTDGEFEQVVREWNATDREVPAGAFPELFAARVAALPDAFAVVDEQGQVTYRELDERANQLAHHLREWGVGTDDLVGLCMERGAEMVVGLLGIMKAGAAYLPLDPSYPAERLAYMLEDSGVRLIVTQERLAAHLPGTDAEFVMPDRDRERIGRHPTTAPDVAFAPEDLAYVIYTSGSTGRPKGVLVSHAGIGNLAAVQIEHFDVTPGSRVLQFASASFDAAFWEICMGILTGAALVMGAKDTMLPGEPLAAYAAERGVTHATLTPATVAVLPDGRGLPERATLVVAGEASTGDLVARWSAGRRMVNAYGPTESTVCATMSAPLSGAVVPPIGTPIANTRIYILDDALQPVPAGVRGELYIAGAGLARGYHGRAGLTAERFVANPFGGPGSRMYRSGDIARWRADGMLEYLGRADDQVKVRGFRIELGEIEEELARHPDVAQAVVITHNTNLLAYVAAADAGRRPSAEGLKAHLAERLPEYMVPAAVVVLDALPLTPNGKVDRRALPEPGAAAEPADEGFAAPRNTVEQTLAGVWAEVLGVERVGIHDNFFDTLGGNSILSVRAVSRMRQALGVQLSPRALFDAPTVAELAAQVAPEESVEDTPIPAVPRTGPLPMSFGQQRLWFLEDFDPGSAEYHTAFGLRLTGELDADALRAAAGDLTSRHESLRTTFGAVEGKGIQVVHEELAPEWHTADASGVAVDLREERLRELVRAETARAYDLQAGPLVRVLLVKVGAAEHVCVLGMHHIVTDGWSMGVVSAELGELYAARVEGRAADLPELPVQYADFAAWQRGRLEGGGLLDKQLDWWRERLAGVTPLELPTDRPRPAVRSTAGAVYGFEVPAATVAGVKELAKGRGATLFMALTAAVKAVFSRYSGQEDIAVGTAASGRGHKDLEQLVGFLVNTVVLRSHIDPQASFGRLLGQVKETVLEAFAHEEVPFERVVEAMQLERDTSRTPLIQAMVVLQNAPNEGVTFPGVEAADHPVLRDAAPFDLTVEFFEAGDALEARIGYSTALFDEATVARLAGHVNTLLAGAAADPERPVSALPMLTDGEYEQVVREWNAAAQDPLCGTFPELFAAQAAQRPDAVAVEDEQGSLTYREVDERANRLAHHLRELGAGADTLIGLCVERGTEMAVGLLGIMKAGAAYLPLDPAYPADRLTFMLQDSGARLIVIQEHLRGELPSVDVPLVDLVRDREAIAARPVTAPVTGLTTEHLAYVIYTSGSTGTPKGVLVPHSGIGNLAAAEIDRLAVTEDSRVLQFASASFDGAVMEVLMALPAGATLVLPPHGPIVGEALQSFLRDRRITHALLAPSAVATLDPAGLEGLRTLVVGGEASTGDLVARWSAGRRMINAYGPTEATICTTMSAPLSGAAVPPIGTPIAHTQVYLLDAALRPVPVGVPGGLYIAGPHLARGYLGRSALTAERFVANPFGEPGSRMYRSGDVARWRADGTLEYLGRADDQVKIRGFRIELGEIETALSTHPDVTDVAVVAHQGADGRRRLVAYLVAGHAPATGELRAHLGGTLPDYMVPAVFVTLDELPLTPSGKVDRRNLPDPELQSEQLGGEYVAPRTATEETLAAVWAEVLGVERVGVHDNFFDLGGDSILSIQVVSRARQAGLRLTSKLLFVHQSVAALAPAVASVADGSGARSAAEVSGEAEPTPIQRWFFAEHTVNPDHYGMSVQVELVPDTDTTVLERALAAVVAHHDALRMRYRRDGERWVQEYGTAPESLLTVRDLSTLDAQDAQARETALHEAASAAQRSLDLTSGTLVKGVFFRLGAGRAPRLFLTVHHLVMDGVSWRVVLEDLATAYAQLAEGRTVDLGAKTSSYQQWAKRLADHVRSGALDGELAYWQGVDGSREIPVDGAEPNTFGSTAVATACLGREETEALLQKVPAVYRTQINDVLLAALGRVLGDWAGHPTTIALEGHGREELFDDIDLSRTVGWFTTIYPVTLDVPRGDWGGALKSVKEDLRAIPGRGLGYGALRHLSAPDGAGRALAAQEQPRISFNYLGQWDNTTSQEGLVRGRLDVLGRDQAPEQPRPHLIDVVAMVSDGALRIDWIHSPGSHRTVTVERLAAQLLDALREIVAHCLSGDGGGATPSDFPLAGLDQAGVDRIVGDGRGVADVYPLTPMQSGMLFHSLAEPDSPAYFEQMTFLVGGVGDPELLARAWQRVVDHLDILRGSVVWEGVDRPLLVVHRDVEVPVTHLDWRSHTADEQKAALEEFLAGDRARGLDLSAAPLMRLALIRVSDTAVRLVCSFHHLLLDGWSTFDVLSQTFTAHAALADGREPALPVRRPFGAYVEWLEGQDLGAAEAYWRELLAGFDTPNSLPYDRRPAPSYQARSTSRLVTRLTPEASRRLAEFARGHRLTLNAVVQGAWSLLLARYSGQSDVVFGATVSGRPADLPGVDSMVGMLINTLPVRVQVDPGADVADWLGRLQAAQVEARQYEYVPLPQIQTWSGIDHGAGLFDSLVVFENYPVDGRAAAEGGLTLSEVEGADVTNYPLNLIAYAGDELAYALAYDAEVFDPATIERIAIHFGALLDGIADGPQRTLADLPMLGEGEAETVVRDWNDTARALPDASLAELFARRAAEHPDAVALSYEGEALTYRELDERANRLAHHLAGLGAGPEVMVGLCAERGAQAVIALLGIVKAGAAYVPLDPDYPADRLAFMLRDTGTGLLVTQKHLRDRLPGTAAAVVDLDRDAEAIAARPATAPEVADSPHQLAYVMYTSGSTGTPKGVLTPHRAVVRLVHESGYADIAPGDAVAQFASLSFDAATFEVWAALLGGARLAVHPPTLPTAAELGRFLKEEQVTHLWLTAGLFHQMVDEGADAIEALGGLTHLIAGGDKLSPEHCARVLAAHPGLRLTNGYGPTEATTFAATHELDAGVDGTAPVPLGRPIGNTQVYVLTEMLRPAPVGVPGELYLAGEGLARGYLGRSALTAERFVANPYGEAGRRMYRSGDLARWRADGTLEFLGRGDGQVKIRGFRIETGEIEAALTAHPDITDAVVTAHEEDGRKFLVGYLVAPAWSEPNTAALRDHLAATLPAYMLPSAFVALDRLPLTANGKVDRRALPAPRQRMETGTADEAPRTVTEEFLVSAWEELLGAERVGIHDNFFERGGDSLLALRMVSRINSSFGTALSPRLLFDRPTVAETAYEIEEQILAELEQTAGAE; this is encoded by the coding sequence GTGGCTCGCGCCAACGCGTCGACCGACCGAGCGGCCCACCCGCCGGTGGAGTACTGGCGAGACCGGCTGGCGGGGATCACCCCGCTGGAGCTGCCCATCGACCGTCCGCGCCCCGTGGTGCGCTCCACCGACTGCTCGTCGTACGCGTACACCGTGCCGACCGCCACGGTCGCGGGCCTGCGGGAGCTGGCCGGGCGCTACGACGCCACGCTGCTGGAGGTCCTGGTGGCCGCCGCGCAGGCGCTGTTCGCCCGCTACTCCGGCCAGGAGGACATCGCGCTGGGCACCGTCTCCGGGGACGCCGGCACCACCGTCGTCCTGCGGACCCAGATCGAGGCGCGGGCGTCCTTCACGGCGCTGCTGGGCGGCGTCAAGGAGACCGTGCGCGGCGCGTTCGCGCACGACGGCGTCACGCCCGCCGAGCTGGTCGAGGCGCTGCGGCCGGAGCGCGACACCAGCACCACCCCCTTCGTCCAGGCCATGGTGGTCCTGCACCGCGACGCCGGTGCCGAGATCGACCCGCTCGACCTGTCGCTGGAGTTCACCGAGAGCGGCGGGGAGCTCGCGGCCCGCATCGGGTACAGCACCGCCCTGTTCGACGAGGCCACCGTCGCCCGGCTGGCCGGGCATGTGAACACCCTCCTCGCGGGCGCCGCGGCCGACCCCGAGCGGCCGGTCTCCGCGCTGCCGATGCTCACCGACGGCGAGTTCGAGCAGGTCGTACGGGAGTGGAACGCTACCGACCGCGAGGTGCCGGCCGGGGCCTTTCCCGAGCTGTTCGCGGCCCGCGTCGCCGCACTGCCCGACGCGTTCGCCGTCGTGGACGAGCAGGGCCAGGTCACGTACCGCGAGCTGGACGAGCGGGCCAACCAGCTGGCCCACCACCTGCGGGAGTGGGGAGTCGGGACGGACGACCTGGTCGGCCTGTGCATGGAGCGCGGCGCCGAGATGGTCGTGGGACTGCTGGGCATCATGAAGGCGGGCGCCGCCTACCTGCCGCTGGACCCCTCGTACCCCGCAGAGCGCCTGGCGTACATGCTGGAGGACTCCGGCGTGCGGCTGATTGTCACCCAGGAGCGGCTGGCCGCCCACCTGCCTGGCACCGACGCCGAGTTCGTGATGCCGGACCGGGACCGCGAGCGGATCGGCCGACACCCCACCACGGCACCGGACGTCGCGTTCGCGCCGGAGGACCTGGCCTACGTCATCTATACGTCCGGCTCCACTGGCCGTCCCAAGGGCGTCCTGGTCTCCCACGCGGGTATCGGCAACCTCGCCGCCGTCCAGATCGAGCACTTCGACGTCACGCCGGGCAGCCGGGTGCTGCAGTTCGCCTCCGCCAGCTTCGACGCGGCGTTCTGGGAGATCTGCATGGGCATCCTCACCGGCGCCGCGCTGGTGATGGGCGCCAAGGACACCATGCTGCCCGGCGAGCCGCTGGCCGCCTACGCCGCCGAGCGCGGCGTCACCCACGCCACCCTGACCCCCGCCACTGTCGCCGTCCTGCCCGACGGCCGTGGCCTGCCCGAGCGGGCCACGCTCGTCGTGGCCGGCGAGGCCAGTACCGGTGACCTGGTGGCGCGCTGGTCGGCGGGCCGCCGCATGGTCAACGCGTACGGTCCGACCGAGAGCACGGTGTGCGCCACCATGAGCGCCCCGCTCAGCGGCGCCGTCGTACCGCCCATCGGCACCCCGATCGCCAACACCCGGATCTACATCCTCGACGACGCGCTGCAGCCGGTCCCCGCCGGTGTGCGCGGCGAGCTCTACATCGCCGGTGCTGGTCTGGCGCGCGGCTACCACGGCCGGGCCGGGCTGACCGCTGAGCGGTTCGTCGCCAACCCCTTCGGCGGGCCGGGCAGCCGGATGTACCGCTCGGGCGATATCGCCCGCTGGCGCGCGGACGGCATGCTGGAGTACCTGGGCCGCGCCGACGACCAGGTCAAGGTCCGCGGCTTCCGGATCGAACTGGGCGAGATCGAGGAGGAGCTGGCCCGCCACCCGGACGTCGCCCAGGCGGTGGTGATCACCCACAACACCAACCTGCTGGCGTACGTCGCGGCGGCCGACGCCGGGCGCCGCCCGAGCGCCGAGGGGCTCAAGGCGCACCTGGCCGAGCGGCTGCCCGAGTACATGGTTCCGGCCGCCGTCGTCGTGCTCGACGCCCTGCCGCTGACCCCCAACGGCAAGGTGGACCGCCGGGCGCTGCCCGAGCCGGGCGCCGCCGCCGAACCGGCCGACGAGGGCTTCGCGGCTCCCCGCAACACCGTCGAGCAGACCCTCGCCGGGGTGTGGGCCGAGGTGCTGGGCGTGGAGCGGGTCGGCATCCACGACAACTTCTTCGACACCCTCGGCGGCAACTCCATCCTGTCCGTCCGCGCCGTCTCCCGGATGCGCCAGGCGCTGGGCGTCCAGCTCTCGCCGCGGGCGCTCTTCGACGCGCCCACCGTCGCCGAACTGGCCGCGCAGGTCGCGCCGGAGGAGTCCGTGGAGGACACCCCGATCCCGGCCGTGCCGCGCACCGGACCGCTGCCGATGTCCTTCGGCCAGCAGCGGCTCTGGTTCCTGGAGGACTTCGACCCGGGCAGCGCCGAGTACCACACCGCGTTCGGGCTGCGGCTGACCGGTGAGCTGGACGCGGACGCGCTGCGCGCCGCCGCCGGCGACCTGACGTCCCGGCATGAATCGCTGCGTACCACCTTCGGCGCCGTGGAGGGCAAGGGCATCCAGGTCGTCCACGAGGAGCTGGCGCCCGAGTGGCACACCGCGGACGCCTCCGGAGTGGCCGTCGATCTGCGCGAGGAGCGGCTGCGCGAGCTGGTGCGCGCCGAGACCGCCCGCGCCTACGACCTCCAGGCGGGACCGCTGGTGCGGGTACTGCTGGTGAAGGTCGGCGCCGCCGAGCACGTGTGCGTTCTGGGGATGCACCACATCGTCACCGACGGCTGGTCGATGGGCGTGGTCTCGGCCGAGCTGGGCGAGCTGTATGCGGCACGGGTCGAAGGGCGCGCCGCCGACCTGCCCGAACTGCCCGTACAGTACGCCGACTTCGCGGCCTGGCAGCGCGGCCGGCTGGAGGGCGGCGGGCTGCTGGACAAGCAGCTCGACTGGTGGCGTGAGCGCCTCGCGGGTGTCACCCCGCTGGAGCTGCCCACCGACCGGCCGCGTCCCGCCGTGCGCTCCACGGCCGGCGCCGTGTACGGCTTCGAGGTGCCGGCAGCCACCGTCGCGGGCGTCAAGGAGCTGGCCAAAGGCCGTGGCGCCACCCTGTTTATGGCGCTGACCGCGGCCGTCAAGGCGGTCTTTTCCCGCTACTCCGGCCAGGAGGACATCGCGGTGGGCACCGCGGCCTCCGGCCGCGGCCACAAGGACCTGGAGCAACTGGTCGGCTTCCTGGTCAACACCGTCGTCCTGCGCTCGCACATCGACCCGCAGGCGTCCTTCGGGCGGCTGCTCGGACAGGTCAAGGAGACCGTCCTCGAAGCCTTCGCGCACGAGGAGGTGCCCTTCGAGCGCGTAGTGGAGGCGATGCAGCTGGAGCGCGACACCAGCCGCACCCCGCTGATCCAGGCCATGGTCGTGCTGCAGAACGCCCCCAACGAGGGCGTGACCTTCCCCGGCGTCGAGGCCGCCGACCACCCGGTGCTGCGGGACGCGGCGCCCTTCGACCTGACGGTGGAGTTCTTCGAGGCCGGTGACGCGCTGGAGGCCCGGATCGGCTACAGCACCGCCCTGTTCGACGAGGCCACCGTCGCCCGGCTGGCCGGGCATGTGAACACCCTCCTCGCGGGCGCCGCGGCCGACCCCGAGCGGCCGGTCTCCGCGCTGCCGATGCTCACCGACGGCGAGTACGAGCAGGTCGTACGGGAGTGGAACGCGGCCGCGCAGGACCCGCTGTGCGGCACCTTCCCCGAACTGTTCGCCGCGCAGGCCGCACAGCGGCCGGACGCGGTCGCCGTCGAGGACGAACAGGGCTCGCTGACCTACCGCGAGGTGGACGAACGGGCCAACCGGCTCGCCCATCACCTGCGCGAACTGGGCGCCGGAGCCGACACGTTGATCGGCCTGTGCGTGGAGCGCGGCACCGAGATGGCCGTGGGGCTGCTGGGCATCATGAAGGCGGGCGCCGCCTACCTGCCGCTGGACCCGGCCTACCCGGCCGACCGGCTGACCTTCATGCTGCAGGACTCCGGGGCGCGCCTGATCGTCATCCAGGAGCACCTGCGCGGCGAACTCCCGTCCGTGGATGTTCCGCTGGTGGACCTGGTGCGCGACCGGGAGGCGATCGCCGCCCGCCCGGTCACCGCCCCCGTGACCGGCCTGACCACCGAGCACCTCGCCTACGTCATCTACACCTCCGGCTCCACCGGCACCCCCAAGGGCGTCCTGGTCCCGCACTCCGGCATCGGCAACCTGGCCGCCGCCGAGATCGACCGCCTGGCGGTCACCGAGGACAGCCGGGTGCTGCAGTTCGCCTCCGCCAGCTTCGACGGCGCCGTCATGGAGGTGCTGATGGCGCTGCCCGCCGGCGCCACTCTCGTCCTGCCGCCGCACGGCCCGATCGTCGGTGAGGCGCTGCAGAGCTTCCTGCGCGACCGGCGCATCACCCATGCCCTGCTGGCGCCCTCCGCGGTGGCCACCCTCGACCCCGCGGGCCTGGAGGGGCTGCGCACGCTGGTCGTGGGCGGCGAGGCGAGCACCGGTGACCTGGTGGCGCGCTGGTCGGCGGGCCGCCGCATGATCAACGCGTACGGTCCGACCGAGGCCACCATCTGCACCACCATGAGCGCCCCGCTCAGCGGCGCCGCCGTACCGCCCATCGGCACCCCGATCGCCCACACCCAGGTCTATCTCCTGGACGCCGCGCTCCGGCCGGTGCCGGTCGGCGTCCCTGGCGGGCTGTACATCGCCGGTCCCCACCTGGCGCGCGGCTACCTGGGCCGGTCCGCGCTGACCGCCGAGCGGTTCGTCGCCAACCCGTTCGGGGAGCCGGGCAGCCGGATGTACCGGTCGGGAGACGTGGCACGGTGGCGGGCCGACGGCACGCTGGAGTACCTGGGCCGCGCCGACGACCAGGTCAAGATCCGCGGCTTCCGGATCGAGCTGGGCGAGATCGAGACCGCGCTGTCCACCCACCCGGACGTCACCGACGTCGCAGTGGTCGCCCACCAGGGCGCCGACGGACGCCGCCGCCTGGTCGCGTACCTCGTCGCCGGCCATGCGCCGGCCACCGGCGAACTCCGGGCCCACCTCGGCGGAACACTGCCGGACTACATGGTCCCGGCCGTCTTCGTCACGCTGGACGAGCTGCCGCTGACGCCCAGCGGCAAGGTGGACCGCCGCAACCTGCCCGACCCGGAGCTCCAGTCCGAGCAGCTGGGCGGCGAGTACGTCGCCCCGCGCACCGCCACCGAGGAGACCCTCGCCGCCGTCTGGGCCGAGGTGCTGGGTGTCGAACGGGTCGGCGTGCACGACAACTTCTTCGATCTGGGCGGCGACTCGATCCTGTCCATCCAGGTCGTCTCCCGGGCCCGCCAGGCCGGGCTCCGGCTCACCTCGAAGCTGCTGTTCGTGCACCAGAGCGTCGCGGCACTGGCCCCCGCGGTCGCCTCCGTCGCCGACGGATCGGGTGCCCGGTCCGCCGCCGAGGTGTCCGGCGAGGCCGAACCCACCCCGATCCAGCGGTGGTTCTTTGCCGAGCACACCGTCAACCCCGACCACTACGGCATGTCGGTGCAGGTCGAGCTGGTACCCGACACCGACACCACCGTCCTGGAGCGCGCCCTCGCCGCCGTGGTCGCGCACCACGACGCGCTGCGCATGCGCTACCGCCGCGACGGCGAGCGGTGGGTGCAGGAGTACGGCACGGCGCCCGAAAGCCTGCTGACCGTACGCGACCTCTCGACCCTGGACGCCCAGGACGCCCAGGCCCGCGAAACCGCCCTGCACGAGGCCGCCTCGGCCGCGCAGCGCTCGCTCGACCTGACCTCGGGCACCCTGGTCAAGGGCGTCTTCTTCCGGCTGGGCGCGGGCCGCGCACCGCGGCTGTTCCTCACCGTCCACCACCTGGTGATGGACGGGGTGTCCTGGCGGGTCGTACTGGAGGACCTGGCCACCGCGTACGCGCAGCTGGCCGAGGGCCGTACCGTCGACCTGGGCGCCAAGACGTCCAGCTACCAGCAGTGGGCGAAGCGCCTGGCCGACCATGTTCGCTCCGGCGCCCTGGACGGTGAACTCGCCTACTGGCAGGGCGTGGACGGTTCCCGGGAGATCCCGGTGGACGGCGCCGAGCCGAACACCTTCGGCAGCACCGCCGTGGCGACCGCGTGCCTGGGCCGCGAGGAGACCGAGGCCCTGTTGCAGAAGGTCCCGGCCGTCTACCGCACCCAGATCAACGACGTCCTGCTGGCGGCCCTGGGCAGGGTACTGGGCGACTGGGCCGGCCACCCGACGACCATCGCCCTGGAAGGCCATGGCCGCGAGGAGCTGTTCGACGACATCGACCTGTCGCGGACCGTCGGCTGGTTCACCACCATCTACCCCGTCACGCTCGACGTGCCCCGGGGCGACTGGGGCGGGGCGCTGAAGTCCGTCAAGGAGGACCTGCGGGCCATCCCCGGCCGCGGTCTGGGCTACGGCGCGCTGCGTCACCTGTCCGCGCCGGACGGTGCCGGCCGGGCGCTGGCCGCCCAGGAGCAGCCGCGGATCAGCTTCAACTACCTGGGCCAGTGGGACAACACCACCAGCCAGGAGGGCCTCGTCCGGGGCCGGCTGGACGTGCTCGGCCGCGACCAGGCCCCGGAGCAGCCGCGTCCGCACCTGATCGACGTCGTGGCGATGGTGAGCGACGGCGCGCTGCGGATCGACTGGATCCACTCGCCCGGCAGCCATCGCACGGTCACCGTCGAGCGTCTGGCGGCCCAACTCCTGGACGCGCTGAGGGAGATCGTGGCGCACTGCCTTTCCGGGGACGGCGGCGGTGCGACGCCGTCGGACTTCCCGCTGGCGGGTCTGGACCAGGCCGGGGTGGACCGGATCGTGGGTGACGGCCGGGGCGTGGCGGACGTGTACCCACTGACGCCGATGCAGTCCGGCATGCTCTTCCACTCCCTCGCCGAGCCCGACTCGCCCGCCTACTTCGAGCAGATGACCTTCCTCGTGGGCGGCGTCGGCGACCCCGAGCTGCTGGCCCGGGCCTGGCAGCGCGTCGTGGACCACCTCGACATCCTGCGCGGCTCGGTCGTATGGGAGGGCGTGGACCGCCCGCTGCTGGTGGTCCACCGCGATGTCGAGGTGCCGGTGACGCACCTTGACTGGCGCTCGCACACGGCGGACGAGCAGAAGGCCGCGCTGGAGGAGTTCCTCGCCGGGGACCGGGCGCGGGGCCTGGACCTGTCGGCCGCGCCCCTGATGCGCCTCGCCCTCATCCGGGTTTCCGACACCGCTGTACGCCTGGTCTGCTCCTTCCACCACCTGCTGCTGGACGGCTGGAGCACCTTCGACGTGCTGTCCCAGACCTTCACCGCCCATGCGGCGCTGGCCGACGGCCGGGAGCCCGCGCTGCCGGTGCGGCGCCCGTTCGGTGCGTACGTGGAGTGGCTGGAGGGCCAGGACCTGGGCGCGGCGGAGGCGTACTGGCGGGAACTGCTGGCGGGCTTCGACACCCCCAACTCCCTGCCCTACGACCGCCGTCCGGCACCCTCCTACCAGGCCCGTTCCACCAGCCGGCTGGTCACGCGGCTGACGCCGGAGGCGAGCCGCCGCCTGGCGGAGTTCGCCCGCGGCCACCGGCTCACCCTCAACGCCGTGGTCCAGGGTGCCTGGTCGCTGCTGCTGGCGCGGTACTCGGGCCAGTCGGACGTGGTCTTCGGTGCGACGGTGTCCGGCCGTCCGGCCGATCTGCCGGGTGTGGACTCGATGGTCGGCATGCTCATCAACACCCTGCCGGTGCGGGTCCAGGTGGATCCGGGGGCGGACGTCGCGGACTGGCTGGGCCGGCTGCAGGCGGCGCAGGTGGAGGCGCGGCAGTACGAGTACGTGCCGCTGCCGCAGATCCAGACCTGGAGCGGCATCGACCATGGCGCGGGCCTCTTCGACAGCCTGGTCGTCTTCGAGAACTACCCGGTCGACGGCCGGGCCGCGGCCGAGGGCGGACTGACCCTCAGCGAGGTCGAGGGCGCGGACGTCACCAACTACCCGCTGAACCTCATCGCGTACGCGGGCGACGAGCTGGCCTACGCCCTCGCCTACGACGCCGAGGTCTTCGACCCGGCCACCATCGAGCGGATCGCTATCCACTTCGGCGCCCTGCTCGACGGGATCGCCGACGGCCCGCAGCGCACCCTCGCGGACCTGCCGATGCTGGGCGAGGGCGAGGCGGAGACCGTCGTACGCGACTGGAACGACACCGCCCGCGCGCTGCCGGACGCCTCCCTGGCGGAGCTGTTCGCCCGGCGTGCGGCCGAGCACCCGGACGCGGTGGCGCTCTCGTACGAAGGCGAGGCCCTGACCTACCGGGAGCTGGACGAGCGGGCCAACCGGCTCGCCCACCACCTGGCCGGGCTCGGTGCGGGCCCGGAGGTCATGGTGGGGCTGTGCGCCGAGCGCGGCGCCCAGGCCGTCATCGCCCTGCTGGGCATCGTCAAGGCCGGCGCGGCCTACGTCCCGCTGGACCCGGACTACCCGGCCGATCGGCTGGCGTTCATGCTCCGTGACACCGGCACCGGGCTGCTGGTCACCCAGAAGCACCTGCGCGACCGCCTCCCCGGGACCGCGGCGGCCGTGGTGGACCTGGACCGGGACGCCGAGGCGATCGCGGCGCGTCCGGCGACCGCCCCCGAGGTGGCGGACTCGCCGCACCAGCTCGCGTATGTCATGTATACCTCCGGCTCAACCGGCACTCCCAAGGGCGTGCTCACCCCGCACCGTGCGGTGGTCCGCCTGGTGCACGAGTCCGGGTACGCGGACATCGCGCCGGGCGACGCGGTGGCGCAGTTCGCCTCGTTGTCCTTCGACGCCGCCACCTTCGAGGTGTGGGCGGCCCTGCTGGGCGGCGCCCGGCTGGCCGTGCACCCGCCGACCCTGCCCACCGCGGCCGAGCTGGGCAGGTTCCTCAAGGAGGAGCAGGTCACCCACCTGTGGCTGACCGCGGGCCTGTTCCACCAGATGGTGGACGAGGGGGCCGACGCGATCGAGGCGCTCGGCGGGCTCACGCACCTGATCGCGGGCGGCGACAAGCTCTCCCCCGAGCACTGCGCCCGCGTTCTGGCCGCCCACCCGGGCCTGCGGCTGACCAACGGATACGGCCCGACCGAGGCCACCACGTTCGCCGCCACCCACGAGCTGGACGCGGGGGTGGACGGCACGGCGCCGGTGCCGCTGGGCCGCCCGATCGGCAACACCCAGGTGTATGTGCTCACCGAGATGCTGCGGCCCGCACCGGTCGGCGTGCCCGGCGAGCTGTACCTCGCCGGTGAGGGACTGGCTCGCGGCTACCTGGGCCGGTCCGCGCTGACCGCCGAGCGGTTCGTCGCCAATCCCTACGGGGAGGCCGGCCGGCGGATGTACCGTTCGGGCGACCTCGCCAGGTGGCGGGCCGACGGGACGCTGGAGTTCCTCGGCCGCGGCGACGGCCAGGTCAAGATCCGCGGCTTCCGGATCGAGACCGGCGAGATCGAGGCCGCGCTGACCGCGCATCCCGACATCACCGACGCCGTGGTGACGGCACACGAGGAGGACGGCCGGAAGTTCCTGGTCGGCTACCTGGTGGCACCCGCCTGGAGCGAGCCGAACACCGCCGCGCTGCGCGACCACCTGGCGGCCACGTTGCCCGCGTACATGCTGCCGTCGGCCTTCGTCGCCCTCGACAGGCTGCCGTTGACCGCCAACGGCAAGGTGGACCGGCGGGCCCTGCCCGCACCGCGGCAGCGGATGGAGACCGGCACGGCTGACGAGGCGCCGCGCACCGTCACCGAGGAGTTCCTGGTGAGTGCCTGGGAGGAGCTGCTGGGCGCCGAGCGCGTGGGCATCCACGACAACTTCTTCGAGCGAGGCGGCGACTCGCTGCTGGCGCTGCGGATGGTGTCGCGGATCAACTCCTCGTTCGGCACCGCCCTCTCGCCCCGGCTGCTGTTCGACCGGCCGACGGTCGCCGAGACCGCGTACGAGATCGAGGAGCAGATCCTCGCCGAGCTGGAGCAGACCGCCGGCGCCGAGTGA